The Bombus pascuorum chromosome 5, iyBomPasc1.1, whole genome shotgun sequence genome segment AGAAGGTACATCCGTGGTTCATTCTTCGATGAACTAACGAAAACTCAAACCTTTATACGGCTCTTTTTTGATTACAAATCATCAACATTCATATCTTTCATCATATCTTTTGACATTCTTTTAAGAGCCATTTATCATGAACATTTGATCAGTTTCACAAAaatgatcaaatattttaaaataaattattcgaaaaaagCTTTTTGTTAATCAACTATCGGTCATAATATTGATTTAAGCCTGAATTACTTAAACTTAacagattttcaaatttgacgATTAATGCACTTTTGCGTACCCCCTTTTTGACGTTCTAATAGTCAAAAAAATACTTTGTATTCGCAAGTAATTACTTTACATTCCCATATCGATCCCTTTGTTGATCTAATTGTTTAATCTTTTATTCATCactgatattttttttattaattctatcCGCTTGTTTCGTACCTCACCAtcacttttataatttaacatttcattggttgtttcattttttcacaatggtacatctttatatttattccagGCGACAAAAGCTTTTTCTACTTTTGCTTcacaaatatcatatatatccTTTTTAGGTACAATTCCAGTTTACTTTGCTCACGGATACGCTTTACTCGCCGCTTCCTTCGGATCTCCTGCCTGTCATTGACgacgaggaagaggaggaaagaCCATTCCCGCGTACTATAGTTGCTGTAGAAGTTCAAGATACGAAGAATGGCGCGACACATTACTGGACACTCGATAAACTTAGGTgtgttacattttatttaatatttcatttcttgaaCAAGCTTTACCTTatcattttatgtttatatatacagggtgagtcacataatttatttcaaactccAGTACATATCTCTCGAGTAAAACGAGATATCAGAAAGCTTTCTTATTGCCACTTTTCTTCTTATTGCCATTATTTGTACCGAATACGATAGCTACTAGCTATTTTATAatctcatttcttttttctaatatcAGTATCAAatgcgaaaaaataaaatatcgttcctTTATCGATTTCTTTATTCTCGGCCATATGATCAGAATCGGTAAGTGTTGACAGCACTCTAAATTCATCGTACGATCGAATAGTAAGGAGGTCGATTAAAGAACTGATAAGAGTGCGGATTCGTGGATCAAGATCTATCATCGCTTTTAATTAGACGCGTGCTTGGATGAAACCGCACAGGGACACTCACGCAAGTAATACGTGTTAACTTATAGACAGCGCTTGGAGTTGATGCGACACGTGTACAACGAGGACTCGAGCCCCAGCACTCCGGAGGCCAAAGAGGATATTTTCCAATGTCTAACCGCCTACTCTAATCCGAAGTTCTCGCTCGCAAATCTTTTGCCTTCGAGGTTGGTGCTCGAACGCGTGAGACTCTTTCCTCTTTATCGTCACACGCTTCACGCCCATCCTCTAACTCtgtcaaattttttatatatacgatTATGTGCAAAATGTCGGTCTTAATCTCGTCTTATCACCGTATTTCTGCTACGTCTCAGTACACTGTCTGTTTGATTTAAACAGTTTCTCTATTCTTCATCTCTTCCCTACCAATGAAATATACTTTCGCTTTGCAATTGTGCTAAATTCAACGaaaatatacatcgatcaaGGATCTCTGCATGGCCAAGCGTGTTTAGTCTGTTTGATATTAACAATCGGAGCGGAATTAACCCCTccgtatattttacaaaattcttttatcttattttgtatcttattttttagtatatttacatttttcttttttatttcctctttaGGCAGTctaaaatttcgttgtaaCAGTTTCAACGATTAGAATGAAATTAGAGAAATAGTCTGTATATTAActaaagaaatatgtaatcaaatttattagaTTGACATTAACTGAAAATTAGTCGAAGGGTTTAACTCCTGTACACGTTTCAACTGCGTCCCGCTGAACACGTGCGCTCCTTGCTGCTGAAGTTTTCTCACATTATCGCTTCGTGACTTCACCGTGCACGTGTCACTGCGAATTACACGAAACTATGATTAAACAACTATGATCGAACAATTTTGACAAAAATCATATAGAATATTCTAGCTGTTCTACATCATTGTAACTCGTAACGTAACTCCTTCTTAGTATGAAAATACAGGGACAgcagaaatatgtaaaatgttgTCCTTAATATATCAACTTTATTACTTAGATGAAATAGAACTTGCATTTCTACGAAAATTTCAGTCACcgtttaagaaaaataaaagacactGAAGTTCTCATGTTATGTCCCTTTATTTGAACATCTACAATATCTGTCATACCACTTTCGAATACATCCGAACACAACACCACGCATACGGTGTAGTATTATGTACAGAGTGTCCTTCACTGTGCTTCTCGACAATGTTTGATTACGTTTTTATCTTATGGCTAAGAAATTCACGAACCGATTAACAACGGAGATTCGACGTTTCCGCTTTTGTGCAGACAAAGACTTGAACTGATGCGAGAAATGTATCATAACGAGGCAGAATTGTCGCCGACATCCCCAGATTTCAATATCGAGTCCATCACTGGAGGTGATCCATTCTACGACCGTTTTCCCTGGTTCCGAATGGTTGGCAGGTAAGAAACCTTTTTAAACATCAGACATTTCCAAAATCTATGCTTTagattatcttttttataaatgtttaacaATCTAGCTGACAGATGAAACGAATCTTCATGAACTTTTTTTCGAGACAGTGAAGAgtacattttacaaaatagccattatcaaaaattgtattttaaaaatatttaacgaccTAGTTGATAAATAaaccaaatattttaatgaattttgttctattaatatgaaacattttgtgtTGTATTTGTAGTGTCGAAGCATTTTGATGTTTATGGCCCTataaaaaaacattaataataaatgtacaatTTGTTTGTTGCCATAGGTCTTTTGTATATCTAAGCAATCTTATGTATCCCGTACCATTGATCCACAAAGTAGCGATAGTAAACGAAAAGGGAGACGTAAAAGGCTACTTGCGTGTAGCTGTGCAAGCTGTTGTTGGTACGTAATCAGTGtctgtatattttcttttattatctcCTACCTTAAGTTTATTTAACTCCTTTATTTCCTCTGATGGaggaaattaaatacatattacgtGATTGATTAGGCGATATTAAGTTGACCGCATCCCTGAAATGCGTATACCTACATGTATATTATCAGTAACACAGTTGATTGTGAAACAATGTCGATATAATGAAACTAGACAACAGTACCACCAATTATTTCAGAAGTAATtaaagaagtaattaaaatgacgTTATCGTCATATAATTTTACTGTTGAATCGTTTCCTTGCTCTgtggattaaaatatttatacgcgtACACTATTgttcgtataaatttaaatttagtatttaaaagatgttacaataatatattttactattcacCACATATGCACACAcacttaaataaataaatatatatacataatatattttacatactatTCAATACATACGCTTATTACTTGGATATCACTGCTTGTATTAATGTTAGAAGTCTTTACGTCAATTTATATCAGTCATAATGAGAAATTTATTGCACGCGATCGATAAGAACACGAAACGCGTtatattttttggaaaaagTATTCTGGCGTAGGATTTTCGTAACGAACCCTTGTTCCAGAAGAGGAAAACAGTGAATACTCAAGTGGCGTCAGACAGTCAGCTAGAATTTCTTTCGAGGATGACTTGTTTGGAAATCAAAAGCAGAACAAACGCAACACTCTGTTAACCCAGACTCTTGAGAAGAACCGACAAATTCTGTTACACGAGGAACGTGTCGTAGAGGGCCACAACGAGCAAAAGGAGGTGAAAGACGAAGACGATATCGGCGATGCAGACAGTGGCAGAGGGGATAGCTCAGTTTCCAGCGACATGAAGGAAGAGGATCTACCGGATCATTTGCAACTTGGCTCTGAATTCACATTCAGGGTTACCGTGTTACAAGCCATGGGCATTTCCACCGAATATGCTGACATTTTTTGTCAATTCAAGTAtgtttagttttatataatacaataataaagatattttatgtagGAAATTGATAGTTAATGCATGATTATGATGCGTTATATCTAGTTTCTTGCATCGACACGATGAAGCATTTTCAACTGAGCCAGTAAAAAATACAGGAAAAGGATGTCCTCCTGGATTTTATCACGTACAAAATGTAAGCTACATCtacattaaaataagaaataacaaataatttgcattaaatgaaaaaaaaaagaaataatttatatatgatcAACTCCGATtatgtatttctttattctttcttttcgtataCTGTTCAGATCACGGTGACAGTAACAAAATCATTCTTGGAATATCTAAAAACTCAGCCAATCGTTTTCGAAGTTTTTGGACACTATCAGCAACATCCTCTGCATAAAGATGCAAAACTGGAATAGTAagcattaaataatttctatgaaatctATCAGTTCGACAAGATATTGTCTTTTTTTAATCCTTAAGATGGTTAGTTATAACGATTTAGTAAGATATTATTGTCTTTCTTAAATCACGAATAAACTCAGTTGCATTGTATTTCATAGCGTAAGACAACCACCGAAGAGAATGCTTCCGCCATCTATACCTATCAGTCAACCCGTACGTTCACCGAAATTCGGCAGTGTTTTACCATCTCCGAGCACGTCGCACGTGCATGCAAAATACGATGTATTAGTTTGGTTTGAGATTTGCGAGTTAGCGCCGAACGGTGAATACGTACCATCCGTAGTCGACCATAGCGATGATCTACCGTGTCGTGGATTGTTTTTGCTCCATCAGGGAATCCAGCGTCGGATTCGAATTACTATTGTACACGAACCAGCGTCTGAGCTACGATGGAAAGATGTGAGAGAGTTGGTTGTCGGACGTATTAGAAACACGCCAGAACCAGAAGAAGAGGATAATGATTCGTCGGTGCTTTCGTTAGGGCTTTTCCCTGGCGAATATCTAGAAGTACCTGGTGATGATAGATGCATGTTCAGATTCGAGGCAGCGTGGGATAGTTCTCTTCATAATTCGGCCTTGCTCAATAGAGTTACAGCTTACGGAGAACAAATCTTCATGACAATTTCTGCTTACCTCGAGGTACGCTTATTCTTTATTCGAatgttttgtattatatatttattagagaTTTAATCACAGATTATGCgttgtatatttaatagagATTAAATGCCTCTATAAGATTCGTTCTctgatttatttcttcatatcATTTCTTTTAGTTGGAGAATTGTGGAAGACCAGCGATCATCACGAAAGACTTGAGTATGATCATTTATGGCAGAGATGCCAGAGTAGGACCACGTTCTCTGAAGCATCTATTCAGCGGAAGCTACCGCAATCAAGAAGCAAACAGACTCAGTGGTGTTTACGAGCTCGTCTTGCGTCGTTCTTCGGAAGCAGGTAGCCCAGGTTTGTCTTGCTACCCTTAGCGTAGACCCCTCTTGATCCTTTCCCTCCTTGTCGATATAATAGTCGCACAAATTTAGGGAAAGgggatattttattagaaagatGTTACTACATTACtagattatataataataaactccGGTGACAATCACGATGACTATTATATCATGTTATTAACGAATTGGCAATTTTCTTCATTATGTTTTATTCCttcttaaattatttcgataaagAAATTTCCAATCTTGGCCAAGACGAAACATATTCATACTTCTTTCTAACATTTCGCTTTTCCCACATTCAGTACCCACCCCACTTTTGCAATTGTTTTTTGCAGGCGTTCAGAGGAGACAACGGCGTGTATTGGACACCAGCTCTACGTATGTTAGAGGAGAGGAGAATCTTCACGGATGGAGACCACGGGGAGATAGCTTAATATTCGATCACCAATGggagttagaaaaattaacacGATTAGAAGAGGTGGAAAGAGTAAGACACACATTGTTGTTACGAGAAAAGCTCGGTATCGACAAAGTGTCATTCtgcaataaaatatctcaTGATTTCACAAAGAGTGAGAAGgtaaaatatcttatatttttattcttataaagATCTAAGAatctttatatagtatttaagcATTTGAGTAGAGTTGAAGAACAGTTAAACAAACGAGATACatccattatatttattcaatacaGGAGGTCTGCAACATGATGGCGAAAGCAACGAATGAAACGCATGCCAGTCCGGTGAAATTGAAGCGTTCAACTAGTAAAGACGTTTACGAGCCTTGGGAGATGaccgaaagagaaaaagaactaGCCACGAAGTATATTAAACTTATTCAAGGTCGCATTCCAAGCAAAGAACCCATTCTATTGTCCGATGTTTCACCCGGAGAAGACACTATGGCCGATATGACGGCATCTATGATATCTTCGGTGATATCATCCTCGTCCCAAGAGTCAGTATACGAGAGAGCTAGTGATTACTTAGAGCAGGTAACCCTCCCCGCATGCCTGAGTGCTCCTGCTAGTAGCGGTTGTCCACGCTTCGTCGCATCATCGTATTTTTATCTCGATGGCAAAAATAGATATTTGTTTTTCGAGATTCAAAGAAAAACGATACTCTCTTTCTTCATTCACATTATCATCGAACATAATTTAATGCcgataaaatgtaaattaaaaatgtaaaattaaaaactggATAACTAATATCTTGAAAtgaaaaacttgaaaatatttcttaacaatTATGAGTGAAGATTGCGAGGATTCGATTCAATTTGAAGGTCGATTTGTCTCTTCCACATACGAGCTTGCAACAAACTCAATGAAATTATTGTGTCAGATCGAAGTTCGATTCACGTTCGCTTTTAAGAACGATCAATAATCGTTTGTTACGCAACGTTTCGAGTAGCTTCGCTGAGTGAAAGTCGCGCTTTTAGCGCAATCAGCTTCTAAGAATCGCTTTCTGTCTACTTTGAAACACAACAATTGGTAGACGATGACTCGAGATTTTCGAGTCAAAGACAACCGCAAGTAAAATTGGACACGGTCAGGGTGATGCTGGAGTGTTACTTGCAGGCTGCTGGTATAATAGTATGGAGCAGATCTAAGTCGTGCATCCTTAGGTTAAGTTCACCGGAGAGAGCTAGACTGCAGGAACTGCAGGAGAGTATATTAGCCAGTGAATCCGCTAATCAACCGTGTACAATTGCACCGGCTCCATTGGGTTCATCTTCCCCATCGAAGGAGAATTTGGTACTCTACGTACCGGAAGTCGAAGAAATTCGCATCAGTCCGGTTATTGCCAGAAAAGGATACCTAAATGTTCTCGAACACAAGACTAATGGTTGGAAGAAACGTTGGGTGGTATGTATATCTTGAatacagtatttttatttctccgtTTCTAGAGTTGATTGATATACCAAAAATATCATTGGTTATTAGGCTGTACGACGACCATACGTTTTAATCTTTCGGGAAGAAAAGGACCCAGTGGAGAGAGCTCTAATTAATTTAGCTACTGCTCAAGTTGAATATTCTGAAGATCAATTAGCTATGGTGAAAGTACCAAATACTTTCAGGTAAGTTATcgagtatataaagttatttacttTTGAATGTAATCCGTGTTAGACATCTCAAATCGgcattctttattttacagCGTCGTTACAAAACATCGAGGATACTTATTGCAAACTTTAGGAGATAAGGAGGTTTATGACTGGCTGTACGCTATTAATCCTCTTCTTGCTGGTCAAATCAGGTAAGGCTgttcatttgaaattatatttaaaaaagtctATAATCCGATACGTTTATACGAACAAATAAAGATTTTAGGTTTTGagagtatttataaatttgtatcacaatatataattcataaaaatgtacttATAACGTTAACAAATCTCGCTAACTAATATACTTGACAATTGTTTGCAGGTCAAAACTAGCACGTAAGGGGCCAGCTACGAATCTGAATAACGCTTCGCCTGTTGGTCTAGTCCCGCCCATAGATCAACAGTCGAACCAAAATAAGTGAGTGGCCGACACGTTGGCCGAGGTAACGAGCGTCATTGCAAAAGCCTCCGAAAAGGTGCTTTGCTGGTCGCACTCGGCCTTCGAGTCTCATGATCTCTGTAGCTTTCGATTTTCGGTAGTTTTCGATTATTAAAACGCCTCGAAAAATGCGTACTAACGATTGACTACCAGCTTCGGTAGCCGCCGATTAATATCTCGTGACATCTGATTTAACTACCCGTCAGCCCTTTTACTCCTGGCGACCGaatagagaaatgaaaatcGGAACGACTCTTAAATGCAAGGGCATGTTTATCTTTCGACAAGAAAAAATGGTTATACGTGTTCGAATTATtgacattattattttcagaatCGCAAATTATCCTTCAGTGGTCTCTCCGTTCATTTTGATACACGATCAAAATGTACAATAACGTCGATGAGACATTACCACGAGCTCGCGATACCtatcttataatatattcgaatTTCTCGATATTAGTCGGTCGTACGAAGCGATTCTCTTTTAAGCGTGGAACGCATACAGTGAAGAGCAACATATTTATGCCTAAATAAAACATTCCTAAGACGATCATAGAAAACGAGGCAAGAGAATACACATTGTAGGTATACTCATTAAAGAGAAGATGTGGCGCGAGAGGAAgcaagaaagagagggagagaacgagagagagagagagagagagaaagagaagtaGGGAAAAGGCGATGTAGCGAAATTATGAATTTCTGAGTGTTTATGtctgagagaaagagagaaaaagagaacgaaaggaagaagagaacaGGAAttaaggaaagagagaaataagaGATTCTACACCAAAAAGGGTGCGAATTATTTCGAACGCGAATTCTAAACGGTAATCGTTGAACAATTCATTGTTAGTAATTCGTTTATGTAATTCTGTTTGTCTATTATGACCGTTATCGAAATAATCCTTTTTCCTCTTGTTTCGTGTTGCTGTAGTATTAACCATTTTACACCTCGAATAACGAATACTTGAGTCACAAGTAGAATATCGAGGTCACAACAAGTTTCACTCAAATTTGTACTCTTACTGTATAGACCAGTATTCAAACATAAAGATCGAGGGAAACATTTTTCTGTCTCAACAGAGAATGTTCGTAATAACAATACGGATAATTTGCAGTATTATTTAGACGAAACGACGAgtcagatatatttttatattcagtACAAACATTCGTTAAAACTTTTATGTCAGTGTTAGTTACTGGCATAATCCTCATTatcatttaagaaatatttttcttcattaatttcagttatattccaatttttctatcaatcTTACCTAACCAAGTTATCAGTGAAAAACGATTACCAACATATTTTGTTGAACGGcagataaaatggaaaatttgtaaGCGGATTATTTTCTCGGTTGTTTGTACGCGGAGGTCTACACAAAAGTGAGCCCCGCTTCTGTTACAGTTTTTGCTTACTATACTGTTGTAGAGTCTGatagttttattttgttaacgAGGACGTACATGTCGATGAAGAACAAGAAACCGTACTTTAATAAGTTATATACGCACTCAGCTTTTTTAACCCTTTGAAGCAAAAATTTAGGTGAAACGAACCGATAGTATTGACATTaatcgtttttcttttatatatatgaattttattgctcagtacatatttatatacatattagctttaattatttattttaatttatgttatacTTTTACAACCATATAGTAGTAATCAAGTTGCAATTACACACCCCAATTTAAGAGATAGACTGATTATTTATGAccttttaattgaaattgtaaatgtatttaattaatattgtcaagtatacaatatatatatttcacaattgaaaatttgtgCGTAGTTATGAAACAGCCTCAAATACGAGAATTTAGTGGGTAAtcaatttcgattatttatttattggcagaaatttgaattaaaccgtataattattattatacaataaaatgaaCGAATTGATGGACAGAATTACCGCGATAAAATTAGTTATTTGATTACGTCGTGTTTCAGTACATCCccagaaatattatatttcatttttcctagTATAACAATAGGAGTGCAATGTTGGTTAATTCTTAAAGTTAAATGATCTTTCATCCCTCAAAATGTATGAAAAACATTGTACAATATtaaagttttttaattatccttcttttttattaaaaggtAATATTTAGTATTGTTAGATTGTTGCTTATGtctaataatatatcaaaGAGACTCCAAGTCCTGTTTAAAATGGGAATGGTAGAATCCATGTaacataaatatagaaaataaatataagaaatgtaatattcataatattaattcttgaAAGCAAGCACATTACAATGCCAAAAGtgtactctctctctctattgcTATTTTCTAAGATGTTTATTGTATATCTACAGAATAACTGTATTTACAAACTTAGGATTAAAATAAAGGTTTACGACATGCGCTTTTAcacataataattaaaataaaaaataaacaatgcATAATTCAGatattcattcttttttttttaacatgtAAGAAGACATCTATGAATTGTACAAGAGCATAGTACGTATACGTATGCATAatgtatttatgaatattaccTACGATACGtagcatttatattttaatcgtgTTATTTAcgcataatttatttgttatactATATACGACAAACAACTGTGCGTGTAAGTAAAtaaaaccaaaagaaaagtatTGCTTCAGGGGGTTAAAgacataatttattactacgtaaagaaggaaaaaaaattgaatgttAAGCATGGAGtagacaaataaaaaattaattaatggaaaatagGACAAGTGagcagaaaaaaaaatgatacgaGCGTTGTGAATAAAAATACAGGAACGCTGTCGAtaagattaataatcattgttgttattaaaagacaaaatgCGGAATTAAAGGGAGatgagagaagagaaagggaagaaCTAAAGGGGAGAGAATGGAAAAGCGCGTGTGCgcgagagagagtgagagtgaAAGAGATAGCGCGAAAGAACATGTttgcttttatatatatatatatatatataataaaaaatatatatattatatatatatataccttatatataaagtatattatataaatatataaataaatttaatattaatataagcATTTTGTCAAATGTCGAAGACCATCTGGAGGCATACGATAAAAAGGCTAACGATGATTTGATCTGTACCAAGTATGTAAGTTCATGTACTTACTTGTTTGTAAGGTAACTAAAAACTTTATTGCAAaaacgttttcgtttttgatcgTTTGCTATGGAAAAAGACATAGATCGATGCTGTaacttgtatttattattattattataattattcgattTTCGCTAGACTCACTGTAAGTGGTAACGTGTAATAAATCGGTCAATAAAAAGCTTACATGCTTAATGAATTCCTTTTGTGACATATCCTTGTGTTAAATTTGAcatcaaaagtaaaatttgctTTTTTGTTCCTTATATGGAGACAAAAAATCaataagatattatttaatcattaaaaaatcagTAAATTATCAATGAACTCAtcataagaatttttaaattttctttcatcgtcATAATCAAGTTTCCAGGGAATATTCATATGTTTAGTCAACTTTTTAAAAGCGTTGTCTAATGTCTGTGCAACTTGTTCATTTGATTGAGTGGATAGATGATTTTGCACAATCTGTTTATATTCGTCTTGATAACAATATGTCAAATAAAAAACAGATATGCACAcgttcgatataaaatataagtcAACTTGACGTGTTAAAATAGCAGTAATTATTaactgaaaaagaaacatcaattagaacaaaattatatataacttaattgtaatattactttgaaaaatagGTTACATTTAAGAATGGTgccattatttcattttttggaCGGccttttttcacattttcaatAATCTGTGTTACTAAAATTTCAATCATATTACAACACAACTTATTTACTTTATCACAAAATGAGAATAAACCCAATTCCATTGTTGTTAAAAGTGGTTGTAATAGTTCGGACGGTAAATCGAGCACTTTTTGAGGATTATCCTTACAAAAAGACAACatcatttcaaaatatctgtaagaaatgtattttaatttaattagaataacTTCACAGTGGTTTTGATACAATGATAAATAATGGTAACTTACTGTGAACACAAAcgtggaaatttaaataaatctgtaGTCATCATAGGCATAATTATAGATAAGTCTTGTAAAGACATTGTTTTATTGTTCAATATATTATCGgatacaatattaattaaaattttcatcagGAACAAGATATCCTGATAATTACCTTCATCTGCAATTGAATCTATAGTCAgtctattaatattacaacGTATATAATTTCGTATTGCACTTAAATATATCTCAGATACATGTGCAGCATCAGTCTAaaagaatgaatttatttgacattataatagaaataaatattatttttcatgacGATTGTTGTATTAAAGCAGTACGAttagattgaaaattattttaccttagttatgtaaagaaaaattagatttaattCATCTGTACATTCAAGAagtaattctaaaattaattgtatatcTTGATAATTATGGtacaaagatattaaatttggTAGCTCAGATAATATCGGTTGAATGTTGTGATATAGTGATATCTCTGTTGATACTTGTCTATTAGCTTGTGCTACTCCTATAATATTAGagtatgttttaaatattaatagtaagtattttatatacagtgCGCTTAATGTTAAACTAGTAAAAATCAATTAGTAAAGCGACTAACCAATAAACATTTAAGtttaaagcaaaatttaaaaagcaaaCTTACCAATAAAACGTTCTAAAATATCTGTAACTTGAATTTTAATCTCTTCTTGATGGTaacattgtaaaaatttttcattagaggtaatttgtttaaatttgtcTATCAATGGTTGCAGAGTGTATGCCCAATATGACTGATCTACCTCATTTTCAATCCCGAATTGAACCACTGATCGCATTAATCCTCTTTTGACTACTTCTGGAAGGTCATGTTGTCCTTTTGTGGCTAAATATATGATACTTTCAAGACCTTTGGAGTCTAATATATGCATGGCACTGAAAAGCATATACATACTACATGTAAAatgatatacataaaatataatactattcTTTATTAACGCGCTTACTTTTGTGAACTACTAGTAATTGATATCAACATCTTCATAGTTCTTTGCAATATTACAGGTTCATTTTTAAAGGCATTAATATTGAActctattttttcaaaaagaaaatttagagCCCATGTTGCAATCAGACTATCTCCTCCGAAACATTTTAAGTATATAGGAGACATTTTAGtataatggaattttaattgtaaaa includes the following:
- the LOC132907144 gene encoding kinesin-like protein unc-104 isoform X2, whose product is MSSVKVAVRVRPFNNREISREAQCIIEMSGNTTSILNPKAPPGSKDALKSFNYDYSYFSMDPNDANYSSQLMVYKDIGEEMLEHAFEGYNVCIFAYGQTGAGKSYTMMGKQEEGQEGIIPQICKDLFRKISRNSNECLKYSVEVSYMEIYCERVRDLLNPKNKGNLRVREHPLLGPYVEDLSKLAVMSYQDIHDLIDEGNKARTVAATNMNETSSRSHAVFTIFFTQQKQDSATGLVTEKVSKISLVDLAGSERADSTGAKGTRLKEGANINKSLTTLGKVISALAEIATKKKKKADFIPYRDSVLTWLLRENLGGNSKTAMIAAVSPADINYDETLSTLRYADRAKQIVCKAVVNEDANAKLIRELKEEIQKLRELLKQEGIDVQEGPDGKVTYEKKESRDEIVRATKREDDVKESRPRIPSHTTSTIAEEAVDQLQASEKLIAELNETWEEKLKRTEIIRLQREAVFAEMGVAVKEDGVTVGVFSPKKTPHLVNLNEDPLMSECLIYYIKDGFTRIGSAEANIPQDIQLCGPHILSEHCVFENHEGIITLIPKKGALIYVNGREVTESIVLKTGSRVILGKNHVFRFNHPDQVRERREKGSPAETPGNGETVDWNFAQIELLEKQGIDLKAEMEKRLLALEEQFRKEKEEADQLFEEQRKNYEARIDALQRQVEEQSMTMSMYSSYTPEDFNNIEEDIFVNPLFDAESNWTEREFQLAAWAFRKWKYHQFTSLRDDLWGNAIFLKEANAISVELKKKVQFQFTLLTDTLYSPLPSDLLPVIDDEEEEERPFPRTIVAVEVQDTKNGATHYWTLDKLRQRLELMRHVYNEDSSPSTPEAKEDIFQCLTAYSNPKFSLANLLPSRQRLELMREMYHNEAELSPTSPDFNIESITGGDPFYDRFPWFRMVGRSFVYLSNLMYPVPLIHKVAIVNEKGDVKGYLRVAVQAVVEENSEYSSGVRQSARISFEDDLFGNQKQNKRNTLLTQTLEKNRQILLHEERVVEGHNEQKEVKDEDDIGDADSGRGDSSVSSDMKEEDLPDHLQLGSEFTFRVTVLQAMGISTEYADIFCQFNFLHRHDEAFSTEPVKNTGKGCPPGFYHVQNITVTVTKSFLEYLKTQPIVFEVFGHYQQHPLHKDAKLEYVRQPPKRMLPPSIPISQPVRSPKFGSVLPSPSTSHVHAKYDVLVWFEICELAPNGEYVPSVVDHSDDLPCRGLFLLHQGIQRRIRITIVHEPASELRWKDVRELVVGRIRNTPEPEEEDNDSSVLSLGLFPGEYLEVPGDDRCMFRFEAAWDSSLHNSALLNRVTAYGEQIFMTISAYLELENCGRPAIITKDLSMIIYGRDARVGPRSLKHLFSGSYRNQEANRLSGVYELVLRRSSEAGSPGVQRRQRRVLDTSSTYVRGEENLHGWRPRGDSLIFDHQWELEKLTRLEEVERVRHTLLLREKLGIDKVSFCNKISHDFTKSEKEVCNMMAKATNETHASPVKLKRSTSKDVYEPWEMTEREKELATKYIKLIQGRIPSKEPILLSDVSPGEDTMADMTASMISSVISSSSQESVYERASDYLEQAAGIIVWSRSKSCILRLSSPERARLQELQESILASESANQPCTIAPAPLGSSSPSKENLVLYVPEVEEIRISPVIARKGYLNVLEHKTNGWKKRWVAVRRPYVLIFREEKDPVERALINLATAQVEYSEDQLAMVKVPNTFSVVTKHRGYLLQTLGDKEVYDWLYAINPLLAGQIRSKLARKGPATNLNNASPVGLVPPIDQQSNQNK